In a genomic window of Enterobacter asburiae:
- a CDS encoding glycosyltransferase, giving the protein MKVLHIVGNKIEASNGIGRLLPEMIEMQNKYSKKMESALYCVNDVYNSSEFEVINKYDVNDKILDDYDLFIFHGLYFYNYINLAKKILSRGKKYFVKPHSSLIVSAQKKSIIKKTLANFLFFKRFVNNASAVIFTNEDEAKNSVQWNSDFFYEGNGLSSIQIKGKIFRNKCQPYKFVYLSRIDFSHKGTDILLDALEILKDKYDMKNLDLSIYGKGNNKEENELNGRIQKLNFPGVTFNGPIYGKDKNSMLHDKDVFILTSRYEGFPMAILEALDAGLPCLVTRGVNMTSIIKKYQIGWECETTANDVAELILSVLNIDSSSIDNMTMRAREYIMKEHNWPSLVNYSESIYTEIYKRDM; this is encoded by the coding sequence ATGAAAGTATTACATATCGTTGGGAATAAAATTGAAGCATCAAATGGTATTGGCCGTTTGCTACCTGAAATGATAGAAATGCAAAATAAATACAGTAAAAAAATGGAAAGCGCACTCTACTGTGTTAATGATGTATATAATTCATCTGAGTTTGAAGTTATTAACAAATATGATGTTAATGATAAAATTCTTGATGATTATGATTTATTTATTTTCCATGGGTTGTATTTTTACAACTATATTAATTTGGCGAAAAAAATATTGTCTCGAGGAAAAAAATATTTTGTTAAACCTCATTCCAGTCTAATTGTCAGTGCGCAGAAAAAATCAATTATAAAAAAAACATTGGCTAATTTTCTTTTCTTTAAGCGTTTTGTAAATAATGCGAGTGCTGTCATTTTTACAAATGAAGATGAAGCTAAAAACTCAGTTCAGTGGAATTCTGATTTCTTTTATGAAGGTAACGGACTTTCAAGTATTCAGATAAAAGGCAAAATATTCAGAAATAAATGTCAACCATATAAATTTGTTTATCTTTCGAGAATAGATTTCTCACATAAAGGTACCGACATTCTCCTGGATGCTTTGGAGATATTGAAAGATAAATATGATATGAAAAATTTAGATCTTTCTATATATGGTAAAGGGAATAACAAAGAGGAGAATGAGCTTAATGGTCGTATCCAAAAACTCAATTTTCCAGGTGTGACTTTCAATGGCCCAATATATGGAAAAGATAAAAACTCTATGCTACATGACAAGGATGTTTTTATTTTGACTTCAAGATATGAAGGGTTTCCAATGGCTATACTTGAAGCTTTGGACGCTGGTTTACCGTGCCTTGTAACTCGAGGGGTAAATATGACGAGTATTATTAAAAAATACCAAATTGGATGGGAGTGCGAGACAACGGCTAATGACGTTGCTGAGTTAATCTTATCTGTACTCAATATTGATAGTAGTTCAATAGATAATATGACCATGCGCGCTCGAGAATATATTATGAAAGAACATAATTGGCCCTCGCTTGTTAATTACTCCGAATCAATTTATACAGAAATATATAAGAGGGATATGTGA
- a CDS encoding glycosyltransferase, which produces MVDLDVKKIITIAVISYNSGDTIADTLNSIILQTYNKKLIEVIISDDGSSDHTLSIAQHWKEQNKHLFKDIVIISHEKNKGVAANCNQAWKLASGSWIKTIAADDLLLPNCIELNVKYVNHHSTAKIVFSDMIPFTIDGNGEPIKHDKIKICAKQPSQLKNILSECYLLAPTGFIRKDVLEYVGYADESYPMIEDYPLWLKCSRSGIMFSYMEECTVLYRKGDSLSQQGSRIGNVLYLQSLYCFQREKIWPLLPSRMILKKWDDFLLFKQKFLWIKFFGNKVTVPYLVVQKLTLLIRPYKLFNVAKKILMK; this is translated from the coding sequence ATGGTCGATTTAGACGTCAAGAAAATTATCACAATAGCAGTTATTTCTTATAATTCAGGTGATACTATTGCTGATACTTTGAATAGTATTATTCTTCAGACATATAATAAAAAATTGATTGAAGTTATCATTTCAGATGATGGATCGAGCGATCATACGCTTTCTATTGCCCAGCACTGGAAAGAGCAAAATAAACATCTTTTTAAAGATATTGTTATTATTTCTCATGAGAAAAATAAAGGTGTTGCAGCTAACTGTAATCAAGCATGGAAGTTGGCATCAGGTTCATGGATAAAAACAATTGCAGCCGATGATTTGTTATTACCTAATTGTATTGAATTAAACGTCAAATATGTTAATCATCACTCTACGGCCAAGATCGTCTTTTCGGATATGATACCTTTTACAATTGATGGTAATGGTGAGCCGATTAAACATGATAAAATTAAAATATGTGCTAAGCAGCCTTCGCAACTAAAAAATATTCTTTCTGAGTGTTACCTGCTTGCACCGACAGGGTTCATCAGAAAAGATGTGTTGGAATATGTTGGTTATGCTGATGAATCATATCCAATGATCGAAGATTATCCGCTTTGGCTTAAATGTTCAAGAAGTGGTATTATGTTTTCTTATATGGAAGAGTGTACTGTGCTTTATCGCAAGGGTGACTCCCTGTCTCAACAAGGAAGCAGAATAGGCAATGTTTTATATCTCCAGTCTTTATACTGTTTTCAGAGAGAAAAAATTTGGCCATTGTTGCCTTCGAGAATGATACTAAAAAAATGGGATGATTTTTTGCTCTTTAAACAAAAATTCCTATGGATAAAGTTCTTTGGCAATAAAGTAACTGTGCCATATCTTGTTGTGCAAAAGCTAACATTACTAATAAGGCCTTATAAATTATTTAATGTAGCGAAAAAAATTCTAATGAAGTAG
- a CDS encoding acyltransferase, producing MSFIIKAYHATLNIIYLFLLKVFTKNTIKFNSPKLGKGLSITAVNNAVLDINNLSARNNLNVFVSKGILVFKKNCFVNNNCSFNCLHHIQVGKNTIFGESVKVYDHDHSIDESYNVSKNDFVTSPVIIGANCWIGSNTIILKGVNIVDNVVIGANSLVNKSVLAPGIYVNKNGLLTKIK from the coding sequence GTGAGCTTCATTATTAAAGCATACCATGCTACGCTTAATATAATATATCTCTTTTTATTGAAAGTATTCACCAAAAATACAATCAAATTTAATTCTCCGAAGTTGGGTAAAGGTTTAAGTATTACAGCCGTTAATAATGCTGTTCTAGATATCAATAATTTATCGGCCAGAAACAATTTAAACGTTTTTGTTAGTAAAGGCATATTGGTTTTCAAGAAGAATTGTTTTGTCAATAATAATTGTTCATTTAATTGCTTGCATCATATCCAGGTAGGAAAAAATACCATTTTTGGTGAGAGTGTTAAAGTTTACGATCATGACCATTCAATAGATGAGAGTTACAATGTTAGCAAAAACGATTTTGTCACTTCACCAGTAATAATTGGTGCTAACTGTTGGATTGGTTCCAATACTATCATTTTAAAAGGTGTAAATATCGTAGATAATGTCGTTATTGGTGCTAATTCGCTTGTGAATAAATCTGTTTTAGCACCAGGTATATACGTTAATAAAAATGGTTTATTGACTAAAATTAAATAA
- a CDS encoding O-antigen translocase — MKKLLKVTASTGVLTLAKMAMGFAIAKVVAIYTGPSGMALLGQIQGFVTVLNGVINAPVSNGVVRYTSEYSKSGYNECSPWWRASLIWVVAIFLILLPVSLLASDKLSEYFFGDIQFHWIITLTVLLLPLSALGTLFLSIINGFQNHRRFIAINFLSVTCSSVVMIFLIVRYNIQGAILAAAIQTALIGLVILLVNINQKWMQIKNFIGSIKLSAFNGIGKYVLMAMTSALVMPVALLITRNIMVQYTGWQGTGLWQSVWKISEVYLGVITIALSTYYLPKLSQLNDADSIMHEVTSTAKIIVPIISLIAVMVYACRDFLIHILFTSEFSGARDLFSVQLCGDVIKIVAWLYAFPMLSRCAVKWYLFTEVFFGIIFVVLSYILIPIFLLHGANYAYLISYIVYAVVIITNVRRILA; from the coding sequence ATGAAAAAACTATTAAAAGTAACTGCCTCAACAGGTGTATTAACCCTGGCCAAAATGGCTATGGGATTTGCTATTGCGAAGGTAGTTGCAATTTATACAGGGCCGTCTGGGATGGCCCTTCTTGGTCAGATTCAAGGATTCGTAACGGTATTAAATGGAGTCATCAATGCTCCAGTCAGTAACGGTGTAGTAAGGTATACTTCCGAATACAGCAAGAGTGGTTATAATGAATGCTCGCCTTGGTGGCGAGCTTCATTAATTTGGGTAGTAGCTATATTTTTAATATTATTGCCTGTTTCTCTATTAGCCTCGGATAAACTATCTGAATATTTTTTTGGTGATATCCAATTCCATTGGATTATTACATTAACAGTACTATTATTACCACTTTCGGCGCTGGGTACCCTGTTTTTATCTATAATCAATGGCTTTCAAAATCATAGACGTTTCATTGCTATAAATTTTTTATCTGTGACATGTTCTAGTGTCGTCATGATTTTTTTGATTGTTCGCTATAATATTCAAGGAGCAATCTTAGCAGCAGCAATTCAAACAGCTTTGATTGGTTTAGTTATATTGCTTGTTAATATAAACCAAAAATGGATGCAGATAAAAAACTTTATCGGAAGTATTAAATTATCAGCATTCAACGGTATTGGTAAATATGTGCTTATGGCGATGACGAGCGCTCTAGTCATGCCTGTAGCATTACTGATTACCCGAAATATTATGGTGCAATATACAGGCTGGCAGGGAACTGGTCTCTGGCAGTCAGTATGGAAAATTTCTGAGGTTTACTTAGGTGTGATTACTATAGCACTGAGTACCTATTATTTGCCTAAGTTGTCTCAATTAAATGACGCAGACAGCATTATGCACGAAGTTACGTCTACTGCAAAAATAATTGTCCCGATTATATCTTTAATTGCAGTTATGGTTTATGCATGTAGAGACTTCTTAATTCATATATTATTCACAAGTGAATTTAGTGGGGCAAGAGATCTCTTTTCGGTTCAGTTATGTGGGGACGTGATAAAAATAGTTGCATGGCTATATGCCTTTCCAATGCTTTCACGATGTGCAGTGAAATGGTACTTATTCACTGAAGTATTCTTTGGTATAATTTTTGTTGTTTTGTCATATATATTGATCCCAATTTTTTTACTGCATGGTGCTAATTATGCTTATCTGATAAGCTATATAGTATATGCTGTCGTTATAATTACTAATGTTAGAAGAATCTTAGCATAG
- a CDS encoding DegT/DnrJ/EryC1/StrS family aminotransferase translates to MVDFLNLKKINNRQKNELLSAIEKVIDSGWYIMGEELKAFEEEFSEYCQTNYALGVANGLDALTLVLRAWKEMGKLKSGDEVIVQGNTYIASVLAITENDLIPVLVEPDEHTFNLSAKDIRAAISDKTRAILPVHLYGQISPMKEIMEIARENNLLVLEDCAQAHGAQIDGKRAGSWGDAAGFSFYPGKNLGALGDAGAITTNDSELYNILKALRNYGSEQKYLNIYQGVNSRLDEIQAAILRVKLKTLDNDVKIRQGIAQRYLSEIKNPLVELPYIENMENHVWHLFVLKTNQREELQRWLNKHNIQSLIHYPIPPHKQNAYNDMKELSLPLTESLHAKVLSIPMDPTMSDEDINSVINALNGFVG, encoded by the coding sequence ATGGTTGACTTCTTAAATCTCAAAAAAATAAATAATCGTCAAAAGAATGAACTACTTAGTGCTATCGAGAAAGTAATTGATTCCGGCTGGTACATTATGGGTGAGGAACTTAAGGCTTTCGAGGAAGAGTTTTCAGAATATTGTCAAACTAACTATGCACTTGGTGTTGCGAATGGTCTGGATGCTCTCACTTTAGTTCTTAGAGCATGGAAAGAGATGGGGAAATTAAAAAGTGGCGATGAGGTTATTGTTCAAGGTAACACTTATATTGCCTCTGTATTGGCTATTACAGAAAATGATCTCATTCCTGTTTTAGTTGAGCCAGATGAACATACTTTCAATTTAAGCGCAAAAGATATTCGCGCAGCAATTTCAGATAAAACAAGGGCCATTTTGCCTGTGCATCTCTATGGCCAAATCTCTCCAATGAAAGAAATTATGGAGATTGCTCGCGAAAACAATTTACTCGTGCTTGAGGACTGTGCTCAGGCTCACGGCGCTCAAATTGATGGGAAACGAGCTGGGAGCTGGGGAGATGCTGCTGGTTTCAGTTTTTATCCGGGCAAAAATCTTGGAGCTCTGGGGGATGCAGGCGCTATCACAACAAATGACTCAGAATTATATAATATTTTAAAAGCACTAAGGAATTATGGTTCTGAGCAGAAATATTTGAATATATACCAGGGTGTTAACAGTCGTCTTGATGAAATACAAGCTGCTATCTTACGTGTAAAATTGAAAACGTTGGATAATGATGTGAAAATTCGACAGGGAATTGCGCAACGTTACCTTTCAGAAATAAAAAACCCATTGGTTGAGTTACCGTATATTGAAAATATGGAAAACCACGTATGGCATTTATTTGTTCTGAAAACTAATCAGCGAGAAGAATTACAACGCTGGCTTAATAAACATAATATTCAATCACTCATCCATTATCCTATACCACCTCATAAACAAAATGCTTATAATGACATGAAGGAACTTTCCTTACCGTTAACAGAAAGTTTACATGCTAAAGTGTTATCTATTCCCATGGACCCGACGATGTCAGATGAAGACATTAATAGCGTAATTAATGCCTTAAATGGTTTTGTCGGATGA
- a CDS encoding WxcM-like domain-containing protein: MKIDFIPLQVHGDERGALVSLERENNIPFDIRRVYYIFDTKEGVTRGFHAHRKLKQVAIAVKGSCRFILDDGTERVSIVLDNPTQGLLIDSFIWREMTDFTEDCVLMVIADMEYEESDYIRDYSAFKNLAQQQQE, from the coding sequence ATGAAAATAGATTTTATTCCTCTTCAGGTTCACGGCGATGAAAGAGGCGCATTAGTATCTCTGGAAAGAGAAAATAATATCCCCTTTGATATAAGGAGAGTGTATTATATTTTTGATACAAAGGAAGGTGTAACTCGGGGTTTTCATGCGCATCGGAAGCTAAAGCAAGTTGCAATTGCAGTCAAGGGAAGTTGTCGTTTTATACTTGATGATGGCACCGAGCGTGTCAGTATTGTATTAGATAATCCGACGCAGGGCCTTCTTATCGACTCATTTATTTGGCGAGAAATGACCGATTTTACGGAAGATTGTGTTCTGATGGTAATCGCAGATATGGAATATGAAGAATCAGACTACATCAGAGATTATTCTGCATTTAAAAATTTAGCACAACAACAGCAGGAATGA
- the rfbA gene encoding glucose-1-phosphate thymidylyltransferase RfbA → MKGIILAGGSGTRLYPITMGVSKQLLPIYDKPMIYYPLSVLLLAGIQDILIITTPEDQAGFIRLLGDGSQFGINLSYAIQPSPDGLAQAFIIGEDFIGNESVCLVLGDNIFFGQGFTPKLQMASNRTSGATVFGYQVMDPERFGVVEFDDKFKALSIEEKPKNPKSNWAVTGLYFYDNDVINIAKNIKPSSRGELEITTVNEVYLNNNNLNVELLGRGFAWLDTGTHDSLIEAGSFVETVQKRQGMMVACPEEIAWRNGWLSKDDLFKLGSILSKNHYGQYLMKLANHI, encoded by the coding sequence ATGAAAGGCATTATTCTCGCGGGTGGTTCTGGAACAAGACTTTATCCGATAACTATGGGTGTTTCTAAGCAATTGCTGCCTATTTATGATAAACCTATGATTTATTATCCGTTATCTGTGTTATTGCTGGCTGGTATACAGGATATTCTGATCATTACAACGCCTGAGGACCAGGCTGGATTTATCAGATTATTAGGTGATGGTAGTCAATTTGGAATCAATTTAAGTTATGCGATTCAGCCAAGTCCTGATGGTCTTGCGCAGGCTTTTATAATTGGTGAGGATTTCATTGGTAATGAATCGGTTTGTCTTGTGTTAGGAGATAATATTTTCTTCGGACAAGGATTTACACCAAAACTGCAAATGGCAAGTAATAGAACCAGCGGAGCAACTGTCTTTGGTTACCAGGTGATGGACCCCGAACGTTTTGGTGTTGTTGAGTTTGATGACAAGTTTAAAGCATTGAGTATTGAAGAAAAACCTAAAAATCCTAAATCAAACTGGGCAGTAACAGGCCTTTATTTTTATGATAACGATGTGATCAATATCGCAAAAAATATAAAGCCTTCATCAAGAGGTGAATTAGAAATAACTACAGTCAACGAAGTATACCTTAATAATAATAATTTGAACGTTGAGCTGTTAGGACGAGGTTTTGCCTGGCTCGATACGGGAACTCATGATAGTTTAATTGAAGCTGGTAGTTTTGTTGAGACTGTTCAAAAGCGCCAAGGCATGATGGTTGCATGTCCTGAAGAGATCGCGTGGCGTAATGGATGGTTAAGCAAAGATGATTTATTTAAATTAGGAAGTATTTTAAGCAAAAATCATTATGGGCAATATTTGATGAAGTTGGCTAATCATATATGA